In the Theobroma cacao cultivar B97-61/B2 chromosome 1, Criollo_cocoa_genome_V2, whole genome shotgun sequence genome, one interval contains:
- the LOC18613072 gene encoding cysteine-rich repeat secretory protein 56 isoform X1 has translation MGLPRKSLCILSVSWFSVTIFLGSFSFVATGADYTTVVFKGCADQKFQDPSGVYLQNLKNLMSTLVSQSSQKTFSTTTSGQDPNAIMGLYQCRGDLTTSQCYSCVSKLPEISDKLCGKAVAARVQLSGCYLRYEIVGFKQVPETEFLYKVCGSAQASGTDFEGRRETAFNMTEDGVKSGKRLFYTGDYQSVYVLGQCEGDLANSDCGDCVKSAFETAKDDCGDSISAQVYLHKCYISYSYYPNGVPTVSSSSGTGTRQHTQKTVAIAVGGVAALGFVVVCLMFLKAVLKKRSASKHEGY, from the exons ATGGGTTTGCCCAGAAAATCCCTCTGTATTCTATCTGTTTCTTGGTTTTCAGTCACAATTTTTTTGGggtccttttcttttgttgcaaCAGGTGCAGATTATACTACCGTGGTCTTTAAGGGCTGTGCAGACCAGAAATTTCAAGACCCATCTGGAGTTTATTTACAAAACCTCAAAAACCTCATGTCAACTTTGGTTTCACAATCATCACAGAAAACTTTCTCCACTACCACCTCTGGTCAGGACCCTAATGCAATCATGGGCCTTTACCAATGCAGAGGAGACCTAACAACAAGCCAGTGTTACAGCTGTGTAAGCAAGCTCCCAGAAATTAGTGATAAACTTTGTGGCAAAGCTGTAGCCGCTAGGGTTCAGCTGAGTGGCTGTTATCTAAGGTACGAGATTGTTGGGTTCAAACAGGTTCCAGAAACTGAGTTTTTGTACAAGGTTTGTGGGTCAGCTCAGGCAAGTGGCACTGACTTCGAGGGCAGAAGAGAGACGGCCTTCAACATGACAGAAGATGGTGTGAAAAGTGGTAAACGTTTGTTTTACACTGGAGATTATCAGTCTGTTTACGTTTTGGGTCAGTGTGAGGGTGATTTGGCGAACAGTGACTGTGGGGATTGTGTGAAGAGTGCTTTTGAGACAGCAAAAGATGATTGTGGTGACTCAATTTCAGCACAGGTTTATCTGCACAAGTGCTACATTAGTTATAGCTACTACCCCAATGGAGTTCCGACCGTATCTTCATCTTCAG GGACAGGGACAAGGCAACACACACAGAAGACAGTGGCAATCGCGGTTGGAGGAGTAGCAGCTTTGGGGTTTGTAGTTGTTTGTTTGATGTTTCTGAAAGCAGTGTTGAAGAAACGAAGTGCTAGTAAACATGAAG GCTACTGA
- the LOC18613072 gene encoding cysteine-rich repeat secretory protein 56 isoform X2: MGLPRKSLCILSVSWFSVTIFLGSFSFVATGADYTTVVFKGCADQKFQDPSGVYLQNLKNLMSTLVSQSSQKTFSTTTSGQDPNAIMGLYQCRGDLTTSQCYSCVSKLPEISDKLCGKAVAARVQLSGCYLRYEIVGFKQVPETEFLYKVCGSAQASGTDFEGRRETAFNMTEDGVKSGKRLFYTGDYQSVYVLGQCEGDLANSDCGDCVKSAFETAKDDCGDSISAQVYLHKCYISYSYYPNGVPTVSSSSGTRQHTQKTVAIAVGGVAALGFVVVCLMFLKAVLKKRSASKHEGY, translated from the exons ATGGGTTTGCCCAGAAAATCCCTCTGTATTCTATCTGTTTCTTGGTTTTCAGTCACAATTTTTTTGGggtccttttcttttgttgcaaCAGGTGCAGATTATACTACCGTGGTCTTTAAGGGCTGTGCAGACCAGAAATTTCAAGACCCATCTGGAGTTTATTTACAAAACCTCAAAAACCTCATGTCAACTTTGGTTTCACAATCATCACAGAAAACTTTCTCCACTACCACCTCTGGTCAGGACCCTAATGCAATCATGGGCCTTTACCAATGCAGAGGAGACCTAACAACAAGCCAGTGTTACAGCTGTGTAAGCAAGCTCCCAGAAATTAGTGATAAACTTTGTGGCAAAGCTGTAGCCGCTAGGGTTCAGCTGAGTGGCTGTTATCTAAGGTACGAGATTGTTGGGTTCAAACAGGTTCCAGAAACTGAGTTTTTGTACAAGGTTTGTGGGTCAGCTCAGGCAAGTGGCACTGACTTCGAGGGCAGAAGAGAGACGGCCTTCAACATGACAGAAGATGGTGTGAAAAGTGGTAAACGTTTGTTTTACACTGGAGATTATCAGTCTGTTTACGTTTTGGGTCAGTGTGAGGGTGATTTGGCGAACAGTGACTGTGGGGATTGTGTGAAGAGTGCTTTTGAGACAGCAAAAGATGATTGTGGTGACTCAATTTCAGCACAGGTTTATCTGCACAAGTGCTACATTAGTTATAGCTACTACCCCAATGGAGTTCCGACCGTATCTTCATCTTCAG GGACAAGGCAACACACACAGAAGACAGTGGCAATCGCGGTTGGAGGAGTAGCAGCTTTGGGGTTTGTAGTTGTTTGTTTGATGTTTCTGAAAGCAGTGTTGAAGAAACGAAGTGCTAGTAAACATGAAG GCTACTGA